Part of the Gemmatimonadales bacterium genome, CACCCACAAGGAGACCGGTCGTCTCGAGCCCCGCCTGGCCGACGCGATTGTGCAGGCCGCGGACGAGGTCCTGGCCGGTCAGCATCGCGATCAGTTCATCGTGGACGTGTATCAGGCGGGCGCGGGCACCAGTCACAACATGAACTGTAACGAGGTGCTCGCCAACCGCGCCAACGAGCTGCTCGGCGCCGAGCGGGGCAGCTATGCTCCGGTCCATCCCAACGATCACGTCAACATGGCCCAGAGCACCAACGACGTGATCCCCGCGGCCATGCGCCTGGCCGTCCTGGCGACGCTGCCGTCCACGCTCGCCGCACTCGACCGTCTGGCCAACGCGCTGCTCGCGAAAGGCCTGGCGTTCGACGCCATCATCAAGTCGGGGCGCACCCATCTTCAGGACGCGACCCCGATCCGGCTGGGGCAGGAGTTCGCGGCCTACGGCCACACCATTCAACGCCACCGGGACAAGCTGGTGCAGGCGGCCGACTGGCTGCGCGAGACCAACATCGGCGGCACGGCGGTTGGCACCGGCATCAACGCCGAGCGGGAGTATCCCGCGCTCATGGTCAAGTATCTCCGCCAGGTGAGCGGGCTGGACCTGCGCGAGGGAGCCGACCGAATCCAGCTCATGCAGTCGATGGGCGACGTCGCCACGCTCAGCGGGGCGCTCCGCGCCTATGTCCTGGACCTCAACAAGATCGCCAACGACATCCGGCTGCTCGCGTCCGGCCCGCGGACCGGGCTGGCCGAGATCCTGCTGCCCGCCGTGCAGCCCGGCTCCAGCATCATGCCCGGCAAGGTGAATCCATCGATCGCTGAGATGGTGAACCAGGTCTGCTATCAGGCCCTGGGCCTGGACACCACGGTCGCGCTGGCGGCTGAAGCGGGGCAGCTGGAGCTCAATGTGATGATGCCGGTCATTACCCACAACATCGTGTTCGCCCTCATCATCGTGGGAAACGCCACCCGGGTCTTTGCCGAGCGCTGCGTCGAGGGGATCGAGGCCGACGAAGCCCAATGCGCCTATTGGCTGGAGCGGAGTCCGGCGCTGGTCACGGCGCTCGCGCCCAAGATCGGCTACGCCGAAGCGGCCAAGCTGGCCAAGGAGGCCCTCGCCACCGGGCTCACGGTCAAGGAGCTGGTGACCCGGAAGCAGATCCTGAAAGGCGCCGAGCTGGAGGAAGTACTCGACCTTCGGGCGATGACCGAGCTGGGGGTCCCCGGCGGCAAGGGCATCCCGGCCGGCGGGTGAGTCGCCGCACTGTGGGGCTATGCTGTGGGAGGTGACGGCTTGCCGTCGAGTGCCAGCTCCAGGATGCGGAACGGCGGCTGGTCGGGGTAGAGCCGCTGCAGCAGGCCGAGCGACACGTTGTACACCGGCACGTTCCCCATGGTCCGACCTTCCGGACTCCCGTGGTGCGCGTGGCCATGAAACACCGCATCGACCGGGTACCGGGTGAGCGGCTCCTCCAACCGGCTGGAGCCGAGGTAGGGGTAGATCTCGCGGGGCTCGCCTTCAACCGTGCCCTCGATCGGGGAGTAGTGCAGCAGCACCACCCGCCGCCGGGTGCGAAGCCGGCTCAGCGCGGTCTCCAGCTTGAGCGCCTCGTTCAGCGCCTCGTGTACGAACCGCTTGATGATCTCCTCGCCCCAGGGCCCCAGGGCGCCACGCCCGAAGCCTCCCGCAAAGCCCTTCACACCCGCGAACCCCACGCCCTGCACCTCGCAGGCGTCGCCATCCAGCACCCGTACGCCGGCGTCGCAGAGGATCTGGCTCAGCTCGGCGACCTTGCCGAGCTCGTAGTCGTGGTTGCCCAGGACGGCGACGGTGGGAATCGTGACGGAGGTGAGCGCTCGAGCCAGCGCCCTCGCCTCGTCCGGCTCGCCGCGATCGGTCAGATCGCCGCACAGCGCGAGCACGTCCGCCCGCTCCGCCAGCTGCTCGAAGATGGCTCGCAGCGGCGGGCCCGAGCCGGCGTGGCCGAAGTGGAGGTCGGCGACCGCGGCGATGCGGATGGTCTCGGGAGGCTTGGTCATGGGCGTCCAATCAACCCCGACCCCTACTCCGGAGCGGTGATCCCCGCCACAACCGGTCCGGACCCGGCCATGGTATGATGATCTCCCCCCCAAGGCGGAGGAGGCTGGGATGGCGATGTCGCCCACGCAGTCCCTGGTCGAAACCCCATCGCGAGCCTACTACCGGCAGGCGATGGACGTGCTCCGGCGCGCCGATGTGCCGTTCCTGGTCGGGGGGGCGTTCGCGTTTCTGCACCAGGCGGGCATCGATCGGTCCACCAAGGATCTCGACCTCTTCGTCCGGCCCCGGGACGTGCACCGGCTGCTGGACGCCTGCACGGCGGCGGGCTACCAGGCGGAGCTGGTCTCCCATTGGCTGGCCAAGATTCGCTCACCGGACGGCTTCATCGACGTGATCTTCAGCTCCGGGAACGGGCTTGCGGTCGTGGACGACCAATGGTTCGAGCACGCCAGGGAGGAGAACGTGCTCGGGGTGAACGTGCTGGTGGCACCGGCCGAGGAGAGCCTGTGGTCCAAGGCGTTCGTCATGGAGCGGGAGCGGTTCGATGGCGCCGACGTCGCCCACATCATTCTCGCCTATGGGGAGCGGCTCGATTGGGATCGTCTGCTGGAGCGCTTCGGGGCGTACTGGCGGGTGCTGTTCGCCCATCTGGTGCTGTTCGGATTCATCTATCCCAGCGCGCGCTCGCGGGTGCCTGTCAGAGTCATGGAGACCTTGCTTGCCCGCCTCCAGTCCGAGCTCCACTCGCCCGACTCCGACGAGCCGGTCTGCAACGGCACCCTCCTCAGCTGGTCGCAATATCTGGGCGATGTCCTGGGGGGAAACTTCCGGGACGGCAGGATCCGGCCCTACGGCAACATGTCCCCCGAGGAGGTGGCGCGCTGGACCTCGGCCGAGAAGGAGAAGAAGTAGGCCGATCCGGTGGCCATTGATACCCGATCTTCCCGGCATCATATTCCTCTCCTATGCGGGTCACTACCTGGACCGAGTACAGCCTGATCATCTCGCTTCATCTCGCCCGCCGGGGCAGCACCGGCGGCGGCCCGGTGGCCGCCCGGGAGCTGGCCGACATCGAAAAGCTTCCGGCCGACTACGTCGAACAGATCCTGCTGCGCTTGAGGCGCGCCGGGCTGGTGGAGAGCGTGCGCGGCGCCAAAGGCGGGTACTACCTCGCCAAGGACCCCGCGGCCATCTCCGTGAGAAACATCATGACCGCGTCGGAGCGCCAGACGTTTGAAGTCAATTGCGAAAGCCATCCGGTGGACGCCGCGCGATGTAGCCCCGATGCCACCTGTAGCATCCGGCCGGTCTGGCATGCCCTCCAGCAGCGGGTGGATGAGCTGTTGGAGAGCGTCAGTCTCGCCGACCTGATGAAACAGGAACTCCGGGTCCAGGAGCTGGTCGGGATCTCGTCGGCGAGTTAGCGCATCGCGCCCCTCGCCCGCAACCCGACCCCACGGTCGGGTTTTTTCGTTTGGGAGGATGCTGATGACTGCGGTACGGCCACTTTCGGCGCAGAGGGAGCCGGCTCTCTGGCAGGCGGTGGGGAACACCCCCCTCCTGGCGGTCGATGTGCCTGAAGGGCGGGGCCGCCTCTGGCTCAAGGCCGAATGGCTCAACCCCGGTGGAAGCGTCAAGGACCGGACGGCGCGGGCCATCCTGCGCGACGCGCTCCGTCGGGGCGAGCTTCCCGCTCGCCGGCTGCTGGATGCCTCCAGCGGAAACACCGGGATCGCCTATGCCATGCTGGGCGCCGCGGCTCGCGTCGGGGTCACCGTCTGCGTGCCCGCCAACGCCAGCCCCGAGCGGCGCGCGCTGCTGGAGGTGTACGGCGCCGAGGTCGTCCTGACCGATCGGCTGGAGGGCACCGATGGCGCCGTCAAGCGGGCCCGGGAACTGGCCGCCTCCGAGCCAGCCAAGTACTTCTACGCCGATCAATACAGCAATCCCGCCAATGCCCAGGCCCACCGTGAGACCACCGGACCGGAGATCTGGAGCCAGACCGGGGGACGGATCACCCACTTCGTGGCCGCCATGGGCACCACGGGAACCATGATGGGGACAGGGGGGTATCTGAAGGACAGGAGTCCGGGGGTGACCCTGGTCGGCGTGCAGCCGAACTCGCCCTATCACGGACTGGAAGGCTTGAAGCACCTGGCCACGACAGCGGAGCCCCCGGCCTTGTACGATCCCACGGTACCCGATCTGGTGGCTGAGATCCCCACCGAGACCGCGGACGCCACCTCCCGCTGGCTTGCCCGGAACGGCATCCTGGTGGGCTGGTCGGCGGGAGCCGCGGTCGCGGCCGCACGAGATATCCTTCGGCGTGAGCCCGACGGCGTCGTCGTCGTCATCGGCTGTGACACGGGGGCCCGCTACCTGAGCGAGCCCCACCGCTGGGAGGAGCGATGACCCTTCGGTTGCCGGCCCAGCTCATCGAGGCCATCCGGGAGCACGGGGAGCGGGCGTATCCTTCCGAGTGCTGCGGCGTCCTCGTCGGGCGCCTGGATGGCGATGGTGTGAAGGAAGTGACTCGGCTGGCCCCCGCGGTGAACCGGCGCACCGATGATCCGCACCGGTATCTCATCGCGCCCGACGACCTGAGGCGGCTCGAGTCGACGCTCCGGACCGAAGGCCTCGAGGTCGTCGGCTACTACCATTCCCACCCCGACCATCCGGCGGTCCCGTCGGCGTTCGATGCCGAGCACGCCTGGCCCTGGTACAGTTATCTGATCGTCAGCGTCGAAGGCGGGCGCGGCACCGAGGTCGCCAGTTGGCTGCTGGACGACGAGCGCCCCATCATGCATCCCGAGCCACTCGAAGTGCCCAGCGAGGTGTGACCATGGCTGTGACCGTTTCCATTCCCACTCCCCTTCGAGGGTTCACCGGCGGGCACGATGCGCTGGAGCTGCCCGGTCGTACCGTGGGCGAAGTGCTCGATGGGCTGCTGGTGGCCCACTCCGGCCTCAAGCGGCACCTGGTGCAGGACGACGGCCGGCTGCGGAACTTCGTCAACCTCTACCTCAACGACACCGACATCCGTCAGCTCGAGTCCACCGCCACTCCGGTGCGAGAGGGCGACGTGCTGACCATCGTCCCCAGCATCGCAGGGGGGCGGCCGGCGGTGGAGACGGCGCTGCCCAAGCTCTCCCACGCGGAGATCCTGCGCTATTCCCGCCATCTCCTCCTTCCAGAAGTCGGGGTGGAGGGTCAGCGGAAGCTCAAGGCCGCGAGAGTGCTCACCATCGGCGCCGGCGGGCTGGGCTCACCGCTCTCACTCTACCTCGCCGCGGCAGGCGTCGGCACCATCGGGATCGTGGACTTCGACGTCGTGGATCTGACCAACCTGCAACGGCAGATCGTGCACGGCACCTCCACGCTCGGTCACTCGAAGCTGGAGTCCGCCAAGGCCCGACTCACCGATCTCAATCCCAATGTCTCGGTGGAGACCCACGAAGCCCGGCTCACGTCGGAGAACGCGCTCGACCTGTTCAGGGAATACGACATCGTGGTCGACGGGACCGACAACTTCCCCACCCGCTATCTGGTCAACGACGCCTGCGTGCTGCTGGGCAAGCCCAACGTCTATGGCAGCATCTTCCGGTTCGAGGGGCAGGCCTCCCTGTTCTACGCCAAGGAAGGTCCCTGCTACCGGTGCCTCTACTCCGAGCCGCCGCCGCCGGGACTGGTGCCTAGCTGCGCCGAAGGCGGTGTCCTGGGGGTCCTGCCCGGCATCATCGGCAGCATCCAGGCCCTGGAGACGATCAAGTGGATCATCGGCGCCGGCAACACGCTTATCGGCCGCCTGGTCCTGTTCGACGCGCTCAAGCTCCGTTTCCGGGAGCTCAAGCTGCGGAAGGATCCCAACTGCCCGATCTGCGGAGACCGCCCGACCATCCACGAGCTGATCGACTATCAGGCTTTCTGCGGAATCGGGGCGGAGCCGGATTACACCGGACTGGAGATCTCGGTCGAGGAGTTCGCCCGCGAGCGGGAGGCCAAGGGGGACGAGCTGGTCCTGATCGATGTCCGCGAGCCCCACGAGTGGGAGATCAGCCACATCGAGGGCGCCCGGCTCATTCCGCTGAGCCAGCTTCCCGACCGCCTGGGCGAGTTGGACGGACATGCCGAGATCGTCACCCAGTGCCATCACGGTGCACGGTCGATGAAGGCGCTGGAGATCCTGCGGGGCGCCGGCTTCGGCAAGGTGCGGAACCTGGCCGGGGGCATCGACGCATGGGCCGAGCGGATCGAGCCGGGGATGGCAAGGTACTAGGGAGGGTGGCAAGGGCGGCAAGGACGGTAAAGACGGCAAGGACGGCAGGGAGCGAACGTACACACGGAGCGAACGCACAAAAACGAGAGGAGGGCGGGCCGTGGTGAGACGACCTCCCGTCCTCTCGTTTCTTCCTTGCCGTCCTTGCCGCCCTTCCCCCATGCCGAAGGCGGGACTCGAACCCGCA contains:
- a CDS encoding aspartate ammonia-lyase translates to MTSTRIERDPLGEKAVPTTALYGVQTLRAAENFPISGLRPLPAFVDAVVWIKRSAALTHKETGRLEPRLADAIVQAADEVLAGQHRDQFIVDVYQAGAGTSHNMNCNEVLANRANELLGAERGSYAPVHPNDHVNMAQSTNDVIPAAMRLAVLATLPSTLAALDRLANALLAKGLAFDAIIKSGRTHLQDATPIRLGQEFAAYGHTIQRHRDKLVQAADWLRETNIGGTAVGTGINAEREYPALMVKYLRQVSGLDLREGADRIQLMQSMGDVATLSGALRAYVLDLNKIANDIRLLASGPRTGLAEILLPAVQPGSSIMPGKVNPSIAEMVNQVCYQALGLDTTVALAAEAGQLELNVMMPVITHNIVFALIIVGNATRVFAERCVEGIEADEAQCAYWLERSPALVTALAPKIGYAEAAKLAKEALATGLTVKELVTRKQILKGAELEEVLDLRAMTELGVPGGKGIPAGG
- a CDS encoding metallophosphoesterase; this translates as MTKPPETIRIAAVADLHFGHAGSGPPLRAIFEQLAERADVLALCGDLTDRGEPDEARALARALTSVTIPTVAVLGNHDYELGKVAELSQILCDAGVRVLDGDACEVQGVGFAGVKGFAGGFGRGALGPWGEEIIKRFVHEALNEALKLETALSRLRTRRRVVLLHYSPIEGTVEGEPREIYPYLGSSRLEEPLTRYPVDAVFHGHAHHGSPEGRTMGNVPVYNVSLGLLQRLYPDQPPFRILELALDGKPSPPTA
- a CDS encoding Rrf2 family transcriptional regulator, translating into MRVTTWTEYSLIISLHLARRGSTGGGPVAARELADIEKLPADYVEQILLRLRRAGLVESVRGAKGGYYLAKDPAAISVRNIMTASERQTFEVNCESHPVDAARCSPDATCSIRPVWHALQQRVDELLESVSLADLMKQELRVQELVGISSAS
- a CDS encoding PLP-dependent cysteine synthase family protein, with product MTAVRPLSAQREPALWQAVGNTPLLAVDVPEGRGRLWLKAEWLNPGGSVKDRTARAILRDALRRGELPARRLLDASSGNTGIAYAMLGAAARVGVTVCVPANASPERRALLEVYGAEVVLTDRLEGTDGAVKRARELAASEPAKYFYADQYSNPANAQAHRETTGPEIWSQTGGRITHFVAAMGTTGTMMGTGGYLKDRSPGVTLVGVQPNSPYHGLEGLKHLATTAEPPALYDPTVPDLVAEIPTETADATSRWLARNGILVGWSAGAAVAAARDILRREPDGVVVVIGCDTGARYLSEPHRWEER
- a CDS encoding M67 family metallopeptidase, which translates into the protein MTLRLPAQLIEAIREHGERAYPSECCGVLVGRLDGDGVKEVTRLAPAVNRRTDDPHRYLIAPDDLRRLESTLRTEGLEVVGYYHSHPDHPAVPSAFDAEHAWPWYSYLIVSVEGGRGTEVASWLLDDERPIMHPEPLEVPSEV
- the moeB gene encoding molybdopterin-synthase adenylyltransferase MoeB, whose product is MPKLSHAEILRYSRHLLLPEVGVEGQRKLKAARVLTIGAGGLGSPLSLYLAAAGVGTIGIVDFDVVDLTNLQRQIVHGTSTLGHSKLESAKARLTDLNPNVSVETHEARLTSENALDLFREYDIVVDGTDNFPTRYLVNDACVLLGKPNVYGSIFRFEGQASLFYAKEGPCYRCLYSEPPPPGLVPSCAEGGVLGVLPGIIGSIQALETIKWIIGAGNTLIGRLVLFDALKLRFRELKLRKDPNCPICGDRPTIHELIDYQAFCGIGAEPDYTGLEISVEEFAREREAKGDELVLIDVREPHEWEISHIEGARLIPLSQLPDRLGELDGHAEIVTQCHHGARSMKALEILRGAGFGKVRNLAGGIDAWAERIEPGMARY